The DNA window AGGAACTTCCTGAGTTGGAGGGCGCGGGTTGGGACTTCTGTTGCCAAGGTTGCTGgaatcctggtggacgattGGAGAATGCATTTTGTGGCCTATTACCATAGCTGAGATTGGGATGATCTCTCCAACCAGGATTGTATGTGTTGGAGTATGGATCGTACTGCCTACGaggcgcgggcacgcctccaGCCATGTTCACTTGTTCAACCCCATCCTCTTGCAACATAGGGCATGAGTCAGTATGGTGGCCCATATTTGTGCAGATTCCACAGGCCTTTACTTGGGGCACATTTCCCACCACTAATTGTCGAACAACGGATGTTAACTCCGATATCTGCTGCTGAATGGACGACGTCTCCACCTCGTTGACCCTACGGGTTGGGTTAGTCTCACGGAAGCCAAACTGTTGAGAATTCTCCGCCATCGACTCAATGAGCAGCCATGCTTCCCTCGAGGTCTTATTTGCTAATGCTCCCCCGCTTGTAACATCTATGATACTCCTATCCGTTGATTGGCGTCCTTCATAGAAATATTGGATTaacagttgttcactaatttgatgctgcgggcatctagtgcacaacttgttAAACCTTTCCCAATAGTCATACAAGGATTCCCCGGGATACTGTTTAATGCTGCAGATTTTCTTCCTCAAACTTGCAGCCCGGGatgcagggaagaatttttccagaaacttctttttcaactgtgcCCATGTGGTAATACTACCTGCTGGTAGGTAGTACAGCCAATCTTTAGCCTCATCCTTTAGAGAGAACGGAAAAGCTCTCAGTCTAATTTGCTTTTCAGTGACCCCAAGAGGTTTCATACTAGAGCAAACCACCTCGAACTCCTTAACGTGCTTGTGGGGTTCTTCGCCAGAGAGACCATGGAAAGAAGGTAAAAGATGAATCAGCCCCGACTTCAGTTCGAAAGCAGTATTCTCAGCCAAAGTGGGGAATGTGATGCATAAGGGCTGGTGAGTCAGTTCCGGAGCAGCCAGCTCCCTCAGTGTTTGGGTGTTGGCCATACTTATTTCGTCTTTCACTGACTCGTTTGCAGCAAGTAAGTGTCCTTTTTTTTGtctcttggtctcttgcctccgcctacgcgctgccttctcaacctcaggatcgtataccaattcacctgtgcgagaagaacggggcataaactagcaaaaataccaagaataataaaataaaataaaaactgaatttgaaaagaaacaagtaATCCAAATGCCAGCTCCCCGGCAGCGGCgcaaaaaattgacaggtgccgaacctgtgcaataataattactaaaaagtcctaattaccacctcaattaaataattataaaccaaatccaagtactggagtagggactctaggtgtgcaatgggttacttgattcaccctgttcccgaagagtttgcttgattcGATATACCggatttgtctataaaaatat is part of the Coffea eugenioides isolate CCC68of chromosome 6, Ceug_1.0, whole genome shotgun sequence genome and encodes:
- the LOC113773973 gene encoding uncharacterized protein LOC113773973, coding for MANTQTLRELAAPELTHQPLCITFPTLAENTAFELKSGLIHLLPSFHGLSGEEPHKHVKEFEVVCSSMKPLGVTEKQIRLRAFPFSLKDEAKDWLYYLPAGSITTWAQLKKKFLEKFFPASRAASLRKKICSIKQYPGESLYDYWERFNKLCTRCPQHQISEQLLIQYFYEGRQSTDRSIIDVTSGGALANKTSREAWLLIESMAENSQQFGFRETNPTRRVNEVETSSIQQQISELTSVVRQLVVGNVPQVKACGICTNMGHHTDSCPMLQEDGVEQVNMAGGVPAPRRQYDPYSNTYNPGWRDHPNLSYGNRPQNAFSNRPPGFQQPWQQKSQPAPSNSGSSLEEIVKNLATTTTQLQQETRTLVTTTAQLQQQTRSLVASTTQFQHDTKAGMKDMKTRMSQMATAINPWSPTSMENCHRNLRQTPEM